In Struthio camelus isolate bStrCam1 chromosome 13, bStrCam1.hap1, whole genome shotgun sequence, the following are encoded in one genomic region:
- the NDFIP1 gene encoding NEDD4 family-interacting protein 1 isoform X3: MAAAAAEPSSGRYQQLQNEEEPGETAPVVNDAPPPYSSISAENAAYFDYKDESGFPKPPSYNVATTLPSYDEAERTKAEATIPLVPGREDDFVTRDDFDDTDQLRIGNDGIFMLTFFMAFLFNWIGFFLSFCLTTSAAGRYGAISGFGLSLIKWILIVRFSTYFPGYFDGQYWLWWVFLVLGFLLFLRGFINYAKVRKMPDTFSTLPRTRVLFIY, from the exons CTGCAGAATGAAGAAGAGCCAGGCGAGACTGCACCCGTGGTAAATGATGCCCCTCCGCCTTACAGCAGCATTTCTGCGGAGAATGCAG CTTATTTTGACTACAAGGATGAGTCAGGATTTCCAAAGCCTCCTTCTTACAATGTGGCCACAACATTGCCTAGTTATGATGAAGCAGAGAGAACTAAGGCTGAAGCTACAATTCCGCTGGTTCCTGGAAGA GAGGATGACTTTGTGACACGGGATGACTTTGATGATACTGATCAGCTGAGGATAGGAAATGATGGTATTTTCATGCTAACTTTCTTCA tGGCATTCCTCTTCAACTGGATTGGATTCTTCCTGTCTTTCTGTCTGACTACTTCAGCCGCAGGACGATATGGGGCCATTTCTGGGTTTGGTCTTTCTCTTATTAAGTGGATCCTTATTGTCAGG ttctccaCCTATTTTCCGGGTTACTTTGATGGTCAGTATTGGCTTTGGTGGGTTTTCCTTGTATTAG gttttctgctgtttctcagagGATTTATTAATTATGCAAAGGTTAGGAAGATGCCAGATACTTTTTCCACTCTCCCCAGGACCAGAGTTCTCTTTATTTACTGA